The Dasypus novemcinctus isolate mDasNov1 chromosome 2, mDasNov1.1.hap2, whole genome shotgun sequence genome includes a region encoding these proteins:
- the KCNMB1 gene encoding calcium-activated potassium channel subunit beta-1 isoform X2 produces the protein MGKKLVMAQKRGETRALCLGAAMVVCAAITYYVLGTTVVPLYQKSVWTQESTCRLIESSIRHQEELKGRRVPQFPCLWVNVSAVGRWAVLYHTEDTRDQNQQCSYIPGSLDNYRLARADVEKVRAKLHELQVFYCFSAMQENETSVLYQRLYGPQTLLFSLFWPTFLLTGGLLIIAMVKINQSLSILAAQN, from the exons ATGGGGAAAAAGCTGGTGATGGCCCAGAAGCGGGGAGAGACCCGAGCGCTCTGCCTGGGCGCGGCCATGGTGGTGTGCGCCGCCATCACCTACTACGTCCTGGGCACGACCGTGGTGCCCCTCTACCAGAAAAG CGTGTGGACCCAGGAATCCACGTGCCGCCTGATTGAGAGCAGCATCCGGCACCAGGAAGAGCTGAAGGGCAGGAGGGTACCGCAGTTCCCGTGCCTGTGGGTCAACGTGTCGGCTGTGGGCAGGTGGGCCGTGCTGTACCACACGGAGGACACCCGGGACCAGAACCAGCAG TGCTCTTACATCCCAGGCAGCCTGGACAACTACCGGTTGGCCCGGGCCGATGTGGAGAAGGTCAGAGCCAAACTCCATGAGCTCCAGGTCTTCTACTGCTTCTCGGCCATGCAGGAGAATGAGACCAGCGTCCTGTACCAGCGCCTCTATGGGCCCCAGaccctcctcttctccctcttctgGCCTACCTTCCTGCTTACCGGGGGCCTCCTCATCATCGCCATGGTGAAGATCAACCAGTCCCTCTCCATCCTGGCGGCCCAGAATTAG
- the KCNMB1 gene encoding calcium-activated potassium channel subunit beta-1 isoform X1: protein MFGHGGSAQMRAEGASLETAWEARLPAGSGSLFWGGGWGPGREKTIRLRKARSGTGRVVWTQESTCRLIESSIRHQEELKGRRVPQFPCLWVNVSAVGRWAVLYHTEDTRDQNQQCSYIPGSLDNYRLARADVEKVRAKLHELQVFYCFSAMQENETSVLYQRLYGPQTLLFSLFWPTFLLTGGLLIIAMVKINQSLSILAAQN from the exons ATGTTTGGGCATGGAGGCTCGGCCCAGATGAGGGCCGAGGGAGCCTCCCTGGAGACGGCCTGGGAGGCCAGGCTTCCTGCTGGGTCTGGCAGCCTCttttggggtgggggctgggggcccggCAGGGAAAAAACCATCCGCCTGCGGAAGGCTCGCAGTGGAACCGGGAGAGT CGTGTGGACCCAGGAATCCACGTGCCGCCTGATTGAGAGCAGCATCCGGCACCAGGAAGAGCTGAAGGGCAGGAGGGTACCGCAGTTCCCGTGCCTGTGGGTCAACGTGTCGGCTGTGGGCAGGTGGGCCGTGCTGTACCACACGGAGGACACCCGGGACCAGAACCAGCAG TGCTCTTACATCCCAGGCAGCCTGGACAACTACCGGTTGGCCCGGGCCGATGTGGAGAAGGTCAGAGCCAAACTCCATGAGCTCCAGGTCTTCTACTGCTTCTCGGCCATGCAGGAGAATGAGACCAGCGTCCTGTACCAGCGCCTCTATGGGCCCCAGaccctcctcttctccctcttctgGCCTACCTTCCTGCTTACCGGGGGCCTCCTCATCATCGCCATGGTGAAGATCAACCAGTCCCTCTCCATCCTGGCGGCCCAGAATTAG